From Solibaculum mannosilyticum:
GACGAGCCGCCACGATAGCTGCATTGGCATTGGTAGCTACGTTTTTCTGATTTTCTTCCGGAGGGATCATTCTCCACAGGATACCGCCGTCCAGGAAAGTCTCATCCCAGTGGCTGTAGACCTTCTCGTACATTTCGGTAGCCAGCTCCAGATATTCGCTGTTATTAGTCAGCGTATAGGCACGGGCGGCCGCCTGCGCCCACCAGCAGAGATCATCGTTATAGGTATTCTCTGTCCAATGGTCGACGTCCCAACCCCAACTGACGTGTTCATTGTTGAGGAAGCCTTCGTATACGTCATGGATCATGGTAGCGTATTTTTCATCGCCGGTGGCTTCATAGGCGTCGTTCAAAGTATCCCATAGCACACCGGATACCCAGAAGTCGGTTTCCTTTGTCTGTTCACCGCCGTTCTGCGGATTGTCGCTGAACTTATAAAAACGATGTTCGTCTTCCTTATAGTATACGCTGAGAAAAGCATCCATAGCCTCCTGGGCCTGATCGGCCGTCATGGCTCCAACCGTCAGCACACCGCCTGACGTCAGAACCGATAAAGCCATCGCCAGCGCCATGGTGAGAGAAAGTATTCTCCCCATTAATTTTTTACGCATAGGTACAACTCCTTTTTCACTATTGTCCGATCGCTTTGGATACCCGTGTTAAAAAAGCCGAGATATCACCTGTATTTGGGCGATACAGGCGCAATATACGGCGGACAAAGCCTCCTTTCCTTCACGGTTTGGGGGATCTTGTAAGAGTTAAGTTCCTAATAAAAGCGGACAGGTCGAAAAAGGACAAATGTCTTTTGTGATAATTATTCAACATCTTTGTGGGTTTGTCAACCATAATTAGTCGGTTTTTGCTATTAAAATAAAGAAAAGACGTGGACAATAAAAGGGGTGTCCACGTCTTTTTTAGGTTATCTTTTATTTGTCATACCCTTTGGGGTTCTGGGACTGCCAACGCCAAGCGTCTACACACATGGTCTTTAAATCGCGTTCAGCTTTCCAGTCCAGCACTTGAGCCGCCTTGGAAGGATCGGCATAACATACCGCCACATCGCCGGCGCGGCGGGGGGCGATTTGATAGGGCACTGGGACGCCTGTGGCCTCTTCAAACGTGTGGACAATGTCCAGCACACTGTAGCCAATGCCGGTCCCCAAATTGATGGCGTCTATACCGGGCTTGCCTTCAAGCCAGCGGACGGCTTTGACGTGGCCGATGGCCAAGTCCACCACATGGATATAATCCCGTACGCCGGTGCCGTCAGGGGTGGGATAATCGTCTCCGAATACCGACAGAACAGGCAGTTTTCCAATGGCCACTTGAGATACATAAGGCATCAGATTGTTGGGGATGCCGTTGGGATCTTCGCCGATACGTCCGCTTTCATGGGCGCCGATGGGATTAAAATAGCGCAGGAGAGCGATATTCCAGCTATTGTCGCTGCGCCAGAAGTCCCGTAACATCTCCTCGATGACCAGCTTTGTACGGCCGTAGGGATTGGTGATAGAGGCAATGTCCACCGGATCGCTTTCGCTGAGAGGCATCTTCTTGGGAAGGCCATATACCGTCGCAGAGGAGCTGAATACAATGCTCTTGACACCATGCTTGGCCATGACGTCGCACAGCACCATCGTGCCGGTGACGTTGTTATGGTAATACCGAAGGGGGACCTTGACCGATTCCCCCACCGCTTTAAGCCCGGCGAAATGGATGACCGATTCAATCTTGTTTTCAGTAAATACCTGATCCAGAGATTTCTCGTCCAGGATATCGACTTCATAAAAACGGAAATCACGGCCGCTGAGCTCCCGGATGCGGTTTAATACCTCCGGCTTGCTGTTGTAGAAATTATCCACCACCACAACGTCGTACCCCTCCTTGAGGAGCTCGACACAGGTGTGACTACCGATATAACCGGCGCCGCCGGTGACCAAAATGGACATAAAAAAGTCCTCCTTTCGGCGCCCAAGGATATTGGGCAATACCTAAAAAATACGTCAGTCTGTTTTCTGAAAAGAGCTTTGAAACAGCCGCTAGTTGTAGTATACTATTTTCTAGGGATATCATAACAGCGTTTTAAGGCTTTGTCAAACACAGAATCCACAATCCGACGTAAACGCAAAAGGAAGGTGTTTTTATGGCATATACCCAATCGGTTAGACTTTTAAATGGAGTGGACATTCCCGTCCTCGGCTTCGGCACCTATAAGATGGACGATGAGGCAGCGGCTCAGGCCGTTCAGGAGGCCATCCATCAGGGATACCGTCACATCGACACAGCCTCTTATTATAAGAATGAGAAAGGCGTGGGACAGGGTATCGCACAATGCGGTCTGACGCGTGATCAAATCTTCCTCACCAGCAAGATGTGGAACGATGAACAAGGCTATGAACAGACATTAGAGGCCTTCGAGCGTTCCATCCAGAAGCTGGGTGTGGATTATCTAGACCTTTATCTCATCCATTGGCCCCAGCCCCAGAGCAAGGATACATGGCGGGCCATGGAAAAGCTCTATGGAGAAGGGAAAATCCGGGCCATCGGCGTATCCAACTTCAGTGTGGAACAGATCAGGGAATTGGCTGAAGACAGTTCAGTCATGCCCATGGTCAATCAGGTGGAACTGCATCCTTGCCTGTCCCAGCCGGAGATGAGAGCCTTCTGCCGGGAAAAGGGCATCGCCTTGACGGCATGGAGTCCTTTGGACCGGGGCAAATCATTTGAATTGTCTGCTATCCAGGATCTGTGCAAGAAATACGGCAAGACACCGGCGCAGATCGTGCTGCGGTGGGAAGTCCAGATGGGTCTGGTCACCATCCCCAAGACGGCCAATCCGACACGCATGCAGGAGAATGCTTCTATTTTTGACTTTGCCCTGACCGATGAAGAAATGTTGTCCATCGAGAGCCTGGATCAATGATAAATGAGGTGTGGCGAAACAGGAATTGCAAAAAAAATTTGAGGCGCCCACTTGACAAATGAGATGGGGTGTATTATTCTTGTTAGCAACAAAGATAAATACGATGAAGAGGAAGAGTAGCCTTCCCAAAGCATACAGAGAGCTGCTGGTTGGTGCAAAGCAGTTGCGGACGGAATGTGAACTGGCCTTGAAGTAGCTCGCTGAAATGTGGGAGGATTCC
This genomic window contains:
- a CDS encoding aldo/keto reductase, with translation MAYTQSVRLLNGVDIPVLGFGTYKMDDEAAAQAVQEAIHQGYRHIDTASYYKNEKGVGQGIAQCGLTRDQIFLTSKMWNDEQGYEQTLEAFERSIQKLGVDYLDLYLIHWPQPQSKDTWRAMEKLYGEGKIRAIGVSNFSVEQIRELAEDSSVMPMVNQVELHPCLSQPEMRAFCREKGIALTAWSPLDRGKSFELSAIQDLCKKYGKTPAQIVLRWEVQMGLVTIPKTANPTRMQENASIFDFALTDEEMLSIESLDQ
- the galE gene encoding UDP-glucose 4-epimerase GalE, producing the protein MSILVTGGAGYIGSHTCVELLKEGYDVVVVDNFYNSKPEVLNRIRELSGRDFRFYEVDILDEKSLDQVFTENKIESVIHFAGLKAVGESVKVPLRYYHNNVTGTMVLCDVMAKHGVKSIVFSSSATVYGLPKKMPLSESDPVDIASITNPYGRTKLVIEEMLRDFWRSDNSWNIALLRYFNPIGAHESGRIGEDPNGIPNNLMPYVSQVAIGKLPVLSVFGDDYPTPDGTGVRDYIHVVDLAIGHVKAVRWLEGKPGIDAINLGTGIGYSVLDIVHTFEEATGVPVPYQIAPRRAGDVAVCYADPSKAAQVLDWKAERDLKTMCVDAWRWQSQNPKGYDK